One window of Nostoc sp. C052 genomic DNA carries:
- a CDS encoding phage tail assembly protein, with product MRRKKDTLCTEFAFTLPRGLSDSEHRVHRHGVMRLATAKDEILVQQERKVQENPAYGVLVMLARVITRLGSFNSVSPDLLEELLLHDIAYLREFYNRINQQGNVHIPTQCPHCNTQFSVELELAGES from the coding sequence ATGCGCCGTAAGAAAGATACTCTCTGCACAGAATTTGCCTTTACTCTTCCTAGAGGATTGAGTGATAGCGAACACCGAGTACATCGTCATGGGGTGATGCGTTTAGCAACAGCCAAAGATGAAATTTTGGTGCAACAAGAGCGCAAAGTTCAGGAAAATCCAGCTTATGGGGTGTTGGTGATGCTTGCACGGGTTATTACTCGTTTGGGTAGTTTCAACTCTGTTAGCCCTGATTTACTCGAAGAACTTCTTTTACATGACATTGCCTATCTCCGAGAATTTTATAATCGAATCAATCAGCAAGGTAATGTACATATTCCGACACAATGTCCCCACTGTAATACTCAATTTTCAGTGGAGCTAGAACTGGCGGGGGAGTCGTAA
- a CDS encoding DUF6760 family protein, translated as MAYHFHWSQDDILNLEHTTRQRWVAEINKINQKLI; from the coding sequence ATTGCTTATCATTTCCACTGGTCACAAGATGATATTTTAAATTTAGAACATACTACCCGTCAGCGATGGGTGGCAGAAATCAATAAAATTAACCAAAAATTAATATGA